Proteins from a single region of Salipiger sp. H15:
- the pncB gene encoding nicotinate phosphoribosyltransferase — MEIATRVWNHRWKIDPIVRSLIDTDFYKLLMCQSVYHNRRDTQVTFSLINRSSNVPLAKLIDEGELREQLDHIRSLSLSRGESTWLRGNTFYGKRQMFRPDFMEWFEKLRLPPYFLERVGDQYELTFEGSWPEVMLWEIPALAVLMELRGRAVLNHMGKFELQVLYARAATKLWEKIERLRQEPGIKIADFGTRRRHSFLWQDWCVQAMIEGLGAGFTGTSNCLIAKNRDLEAIGTNAHELPMVYAALAEDDAALARAPYDVLADWHREHEGNLRMILPDTYGTEGFLRNAPDWLAGWTGIRIDSGDPETGAEIAIRWWQERGEDPREKLVIFSDGLDEEKILELYHKFSGRVRVSFGWGTLLTNDFRGLAPDDRLAPFSLVCKAVSANGRPTVKLSDNPNKAMGPEDEIARYKRVFEVGEQQRRDVVV; from the coding sequence GTGGAAATCGCAACCCGAGTCTGGAACCATCGCTGGAAGATCGACCCGATCGTCCGGTCGCTGATCGACACCGATTTCTACAAGCTGCTGATGTGCCAGTCGGTCTACCACAACCGGCGCGACACGCAGGTGACCTTCAGCCTGATCAACCGCTCGAGCAACGTGCCGCTGGCCAAGCTGATCGACGAGGGCGAATTGCGCGAGCAGCTCGACCACATCCGCTCGCTCAGCCTGTCGCGCGGGGAAAGCACATGGCTGCGCGGCAACACCTTCTACGGCAAGCGCCAGATGTTCCGCCCGGATTTCATGGAATGGTTCGAGAAGCTGCGCCTGCCGCCCTATTTCCTCGAGCGCGTCGGCGACCAGTACGAGCTGACCTTCGAGGGCAGCTGGCCCGAGGTCATGCTCTGGGAGATCCCCGCGCTCGCGGTGCTGATGGAACTGCGCGGCCGCGCCGTGCTCAACCACATGGGCAAGTTCGAGCTGCAGGTGCTCTACGCCCGCGCCGCGACCAAGCTCTGGGAGAAGATCGAGCGGCTGCGGCAGGAGCCGGGCATCAAGATCGCCGATTTCGGAACCCGCCGCCGCCACAGCTTCCTGTGGCAGGACTGGTGCGTGCAGGCGATGATCGAGGGGCTGGGCGCGGGCTTCACCGGCACCTCGAACTGCCTCATCGCCAAGAACCGCGACCTGGAAGCGATCGGCACCAACGCCCACGAGCTGCCGATGGTCTATGCCGCACTGGCCGAGGATGACGCGGCGCTGGCCCGCGCGCCCTACGACGTGCTCGCCGACTGGCACCGCGAGCACGAGGGCAACCTGCGGATGATCCTGCCCGACACCTACGGCACCGAGGGGTTCCTGCGGAACGCGCCCGACTGGCTGGCCGGCTGGACCGGCATCCGCATCGACAGCGGCGATCCCGAGACCGGGGCCGAGATCGCCATCCGCTGGTGGCAGGAGCGCGGCGAGGACCCGCGCGAGAAGCTGGTGATCTTCTCGGACGGGCTCGACGAGGAGAAGATCCTCGAACTCTACCACAAGTTCTCGGGCCGGGTGCGGGTGTCCTTCGGCTGGGGCACGCTGCTGACCAACGACTTCCGCGGGCTTGCGCCCGACGACCGGCTGGCGCCCTTCAGCCTCGTCTGCAAGGCGGTCAGCGCCAACGGCCGGCCGACGGTGAAGCTCTCGGACAACCCCAACAAGGCCATGGGCCCCGAGGACGAGATCGCCCGCTACAAGCGCGTCTTCGAGGTCGGCGAGCAGCAGCGCCGCGACGTCGTGGTCTGA
- a CDS encoding prephenate/arogenate dehydrogenase family protein: MSETQSYQRVALIGLGLIASSIFWAMKRAGMEAHVTGYARSAETRETAKRLGLCHEIVDSAEEAVKDADLVILAVPVGAMGPIAETIAPFLKPGCTVTDVGSVKKEVIEAVRPHLPEGVDFVPAHPMAGTEHSGPDAGFASLYDNRWCLIVPDGASEEATARLEAFWQALGARTEQMEVEHHDLVCAVVSHVPHLIAYTMVGVADDLRRVSDQEVIKFSAAGFRDFTRIAASDPTMWRDVFMTNKQATLEILGRFTEELFALQRAIRTGDGQLLFDYFTRTREIRRGIVQAGQDTDAPDFGRVKVEK, encoded by the coding sequence ATGAGCGAGACGCAGAGCTACCAGCGCGTCGCGCTGATCGGCCTCGGCCTCATCGCCTCGTCGATCTTCTGGGCGATGAAGCGCGCGGGCATGGAGGCCCACGTGACCGGCTACGCGCGCTCGGCAGAGACGCGCGAGACCGCGAAGCGCCTCGGCCTCTGCCACGAGATCGTGGACAGTGCCGAGGAGGCGGTGAAGGATGCCGACCTGGTGATCCTTGCCGTACCGGTGGGCGCCATGGGCCCGATCGCCGAGACCATTGCCCCCTTCCTCAAGCCCGGCTGCACCGTGACCGACGTGGGCTCGGTGAAGAAGGAAGTCATCGAGGCGGTGCGCCCGCACCTGCCCGAGGGGGTGGATTTCGTCCCCGCCCACCCGATGGCGGGCACCGAGCATTCCGGCCCCGACGCGGGCTTCGCCTCGCTTTATGACAATCGCTGGTGCCTGATCGTGCCGGACGGCGCGTCGGAAGAGGCGACCGCGCGGCTCGAGGCCTTCTGGCAGGCGCTCGGCGCGCGGACCGAGCAGATGGAGGTCGAACACCACGACCTCGTCTGCGCGGTGGTGAGCCACGTGCCGCACCTCATCGCCTACACGATGGTGGGGGTCGCCGACGACCTGCGCCGCGTGTCGGACCAGGAAGTGATCAAGTTCTCCGCCGCCGGTTTCCGCGACTTCACCCGTATCGCGGCCTCGGATCCGACCATGTGGCGCGACGTCTTCATGACCAACAAGCAGGCGACGCTTGAGATCCTCGGGCGTTTCACCGAAGAGCTCTTTGCGCTGCAACGTGCCATCCGGACGGGCGACGGGCAATTGCTCTTTGACTACTTCACCCGGACGCGAGAAATTCGGCGCGGCATCGTGCAGGCCGGGCAGGATACGGATGCACCGGATTTCGGACGGGTGAAGGTGGAAAAATGA
- the argH gene encoding argininosuccinate lyase → MSDKTSNQMWGGRFAAGPDAIMEAINASISFDKRLAAQDIAGSRAHAAMLAATGIVDSSDAEAIREGLLTVLSEIQAGDFEFSTALEDIHMNVEARLKQIIGDPAGRLHTARSRNDQVATDFRLWVRDQFDAAEGGILALMKALLGQAAAGADWVMPGFTHLQTAQPVTWGHHMMAYVEMFARDLSRMRDARKRMNESPLGAAALAGTGFPIDRQMTAEALGFDRPMANSLDAVSDRDFALEFLAAASICAMHLSRFAEELVIWSSAQFRFVTLSDRFSTGSSIMPQKKNPDAAELIRAKIGRIFGANVALMMVMKGLPLAYSKDMQEDKEQVFDAADNLMLALAAMEGMVKDMTANVANLETAAASGFSTATDLADWLVRETGLPFRDAHHVTGALVAMAEKKGCDLSDLSLEEMKSVNDAISEGIFDVLGVHNSVASRMSYGGTAPARVREQVARWKEILG, encoded by the coding sequence ATGTCGGACAAGACCTCGAACCAGATGTGGGGCGGCCGTTTCGCCGCTGGACCCGATGCCATCATGGAGGCGATCAACGCCTCGATCAGCTTCGACAAGCGGCTGGCAGCGCAGGATATTGCCGGCTCGAGGGCCCATGCGGCCATGCTCGCCGCCACAGGCATCGTGGACAGTAGCGACGCCGAGGCCATCCGGGAAGGTCTGCTCACGGTCTTGTCAGAGATCCAGGCGGGTGACTTCGAGTTCTCGACGGCTCTCGAGGACATCCACATGAACGTCGAGGCGCGACTGAAACAAATCATCGGCGACCCGGCTGGCCGGCTGCACACCGCGCGCTCGCGCAACGACCAGGTGGCGACCGACTTCCGGCTCTGGGTGCGCGACCAGTTCGACGCGGCCGAGGGCGGGATCCTCGCGCTGATGAAGGCGCTGCTCGGCCAGGCCGCCGCCGGGGCCGACTGGGTGATGCCCGGCTTCACCCACCTGCAGACCGCGCAGCCGGTCACCTGGGGCCACCACATGATGGCCTATGTCGAGATGTTCGCCCGCGACCTGTCGCGGATGCGCGACGCGCGCAAGCGGATGAACGAATCCCCGCTCGGCGCCGCGGCGCTGGCCGGCACCGGCTTCCCGATCGACCGCCAGATGACCGCCGAGGCGCTCGGCTTCGACCGGCCGATGGCCAACTCGCTCGACGCCGTCTCGGACCGCGACTTCGCGCTGGAATTCCTCGCCGCCGCCTCGATCTGCGCCATGCACCTGTCGCGCTTCGCCGAGGAGCTGGTGATCTGGTCCTCCGCGCAGTTCCGCTTCGTGACCCTGTCGGACCGTTTCTCGACCGGCTCGTCGATCATGCCGCAGAAGAAGAACCCCGACGCCGCCGAGCTGATCCGCGCCAAGATCGGCCGCATCTTCGGTGCCAACGTCGCGCTCATGATGGTGATGAAGGGTCTGCCGCTGGCCTATTCCAAGGACATGCAGGAAGACAAGGAACAGGTCTTCGACGCCGCCGACAACCTGATGTTGGCGCTGGCCGCGATGGAGGGCATGGTCAAGGACATGACCGCCAACGTCGCCAACCTCGAGACCGCCGCCGCCTCGGGCTTCTCCACCGCGACCGATCTTGCCGACTGGCTGGTGCGCGAGACCGGCCTGCCGTTCCGCGATGCCCACCACGTCACCGGCGCGCTTGTCGCCATGGCTGAAAAAAAGGGCTGCGACCTGAGCGATCTTTCGCTTGAGGAGATGAAGTCGGTCAACGATGCAATCTCCGAGGGTATCTTCGACGTGCTGGGCGTGCATAACTCGGTCGCAAGTCGAATGAGCTATGGTGGAACCGCCCCGGCCCGCGTGCGCGAGCAGGTGGCCCGATGGAAGGAAATCCTCGGATGA
- the hisC gene encoding histidinol-phosphate transaminase: MAGIEPQPGIMDIELYVGGSSHVAGVSNVIKLSSNENPFGPSPAAQEAVRRVVQEMHRYPSSDHTELRQAIGDVWGLDPQRIICGAGSDEIIAFLCQAYAGPGTEVIHTEHGFAMHKISAMAAGATPIEVAEQDRVVSVDNILAACTERTRLIFVANPANPTGTMIGLAELERLANGIPETAMLVIDSAYAEYVEGYDGGAKLATDRPNVFMTRTFSKLYGLGGMRIGWGYGPQQIVDVLNRVRGPFNVAGLTLVAAEASIRDTAYVEKCRTENARMRAWLGEALAEHGVSSDASTANFILARFGSQAEAEACDAFLQSQGVIVRRTTGYGLPHALRITVGDEASCRRVAHLVGQFKAGAR; the protein is encoded by the coding sequence ATGGCTGGCATCGAACCGCAACCCGGCATCATGGACATCGAGCTCTACGTCGGCGGCTCGTCGCATGTGGCGGGCGTCTCGAACGTCATCAAGCTCAGCTCGAACGAGAACCCCTTCGGCCCGTCCCCGGCGGCGCAGGAAGCGGTGCGGCGCGTGGTGCAGGAAATGCATCGCTATCCTTCCTCGGATCATACCGAACTGCGCCAGGCGATCGGCGATGTCTGGGGGCTCGACCCGCAGCGCATCATCTGCGGCGCGGGCTCGGACGAGATCATCGCCTTCCTCTGCCAGGCCTATGCCGGGCCGGGCACCGAGGTGATCCACACCGAGCACGGCTTTGCCATGCACAAGATCTCGGCCATGGCCGCGGGCGCGACCCCGATCGAGGTGGCCGAGCAGGACCGCGTGGTCAGCGTCGACAACATCCTCGCCGCCTGCACCGAGCGCACCCGGCTGATCTTCGTTGCCAACCCCGCCAACCCGACCGGCACGATGATCGGCCTCGCCGAGCTCGAGCGGCTGGCGAACGGCATTCCCGAGACCGCCATGCTGGTGATCGACAGCGCCTACGCTGAATATGTCGAGGGCTACGACGGCGGCGCCAAGCTTGCCACCGACCGGCCCAACGTCTTCATGACGCGCACCTTCTCGAAGCTCTACGGGCTGGGCGGGATGCGCATCGGCTGGGGCTACGGCCCGCAGCAGATCGTCGACGTGCTGAACCGCGTGCGCGGCCCGTTCAACGTGGCCGGCCTGACGCTGGTCGCCGCCGAGGCCTCGATCCGCGACACCGCCTATGTCGAGAAATGCCGCACCGAGAACGCCCGGATGCGCGCCTGGCTGGGCGAGGCGCTGGCCGAGCATGGCGTGTCGTCGGATGCCTCGACCGCGAACTTCATCCTCGCCCGCTTCGGCTCGCAGGCCGAGGCCGAGGCCTGTGATGCCTTCCTCCAGTCGCAGGGCGTGATCGTGCGCCGCACCACCGGCTACGGCCTGCCGCACGCGCTGCGCATCACCGTCGGCGACGAGGCCTCGTGCCGCCGCGTCGCGCATCTGGTGGGGCAGTTCAAGGCCGGCGCACGATGA
- a CDS encoding rhodanese-related sulfurtransferase: MFTVCALYHFTRFDDPAALRGPLLDLCLAQAVTGTLLLAGEGINGTIAGPRAGIDAVLAHLRALPGCADLEWKFSEASERPFARMKVRLKKEIVTMGQPGVDPRARVGHYVAPADWNALIRSPDVAVIDTRNDYEIAIGTFEGAVDPQTASFREFPEWWEQNKERFHNKRIAMFCTGGIRCEKSTNYLLSQGVEDVYHLKGGILKYLEEVPEEESSWQGSCFVFDGRVSVEHGLREGPHELCHACRRPILPEDRARPDFEEGVSCHHCIAETSDEDKARFRERQKQIALSRSRGERHLHADTPGEGL, from the coding sequence ATGTTCACAGTCTGCGCCCTCTACCACTTCACCCGTTTCGACGATCCCGCCGCCCTGCGCGGCCCGCTTCTGGACCTGTGCCTCGCGCAGGCCGTCACCGGCACGCTGCTGCTCGCTGGCGAGGGGATCAACGGCACCATCGCCGGCCCGCGTGCCGGGATCGACGCGGTGCTCGCGCATCTGCGGGCGCTGCCCGGCTGCGCCGATCTGGAATGGAAATTCTCCGAGGCTTCCGAGCGCCCCTTCGCCCGCATGAAGGTACGGCTGAAGAAGGAGATCGTCACCATGGGCCAGCCCGGCGTCGATCCGCGCGCGCGCGTCGGCCATTACGTCGCGCCCGCCGACTGGAACGCGCTGATCCGCTCGCCCGACGTGGCGGTGATCGACACGCGCAACGATTACGAGATCGCCATCGGCACCTTCGAGGGCGCGGTCGATCCGCAGACCGCCTCGTTCCGCGAGTTCCCCGAGTGGTGGGAGCAGAACAAGGAGCGCTTCCACAACAAGCGCATCGCCATGTTCTGCACCGGCGGCATCCGCTGCGAGAAATCGACGAACTACCTGCTGAGCCAGGGGGTCGAGGACGTCTACCACCTCAAGGGCGGCATCCTGAAATACCTCGAGGAGGTCCCTGAGGAAGAGAGCAGCTGGCAGGGCAGTTGCTTCGTCTTCGACGGGCGCGTCTCGGTCGAACACGGGCTGCGCGAGGGGCCGCACGAGCTTTGCCACGCCTGCCGCCGCCCGATCCTGCCCGAGGACCGCGCCCGCCCCGACTTCGAGGAGGGCGTCTCCTGCCATCACTGCATCGCCGAGACCTCGGACGAGGACAAGGCGCGGTTCCGCGAGCGGCAGAAGCAGATCGCGCTCTCCCGGTCGCGCGGCGAGCGGCACCTGCACGCCGACACGCCGGGCGAGGGGCTCTGA
- the pncA gene encoding bifunctional nicotinamidase/pyrazinamidase, which translates to MHALIVIDVQTDFCPGGALAVPGGDEIVAPINALMAGFDAVILTQDWHPAGHSSFASAHAGKAPYELTEMPYGPQVLWPDHCVIGSAGAAFHPALNTDCADLMIRKGFNPAIDSYSAFFENDRRTPTGLEGYLHTRGIERLTLVGLATDFCVNYSALDAARLGFAVTVREDLCRAIDLQGSLAAARAGMQGAGVTLSHAA; encoded by the coding sequence ATGCACGCGCTCATCGTCATCGACGTCCAGACCGATTTCTGCCCCGGCGGCGCGCTTGCCGTGCCCGGCGGGGACGAGATCGTCGCCCCGATCAACGCGCTGATGGCCGGCTTCGACGCGGTGATCCTGACGCAGGACTGGCACCCGGCGGGGCATTCCTCCTTTGCCAGCGCGCATGCCGGCAAGGCGCCCTACGAGCTGACCGAGATGCCCTACGGCCCGCAGGTGCTCTGGCCCGACCATTGCGTGATCGGCAGCGCGGGCGCCGCCTTTCACCCGGCGCTGAACACCGACTGCGCCGATCTCATGATCCGCAAGGGCTTCAACCCGGCGATCGACAGCTATTCCGCCTTTTTCGAGAACGACCGCCGCACGCCCACTGGGCTCGAGGGCTACCTGCACACGCGCGGGATCGAGCGGCTGACCCTCGTCGGGCTCGCGACGGATTTCTGCGTCAACTACTCGGCACTCGACGCGGCGCGGCTCGGCTTTGCCGTCACCGTGCGCGAGGACCTCTGCCGCGCGATCGACCTGCAGGGCTCGCTCGCGGCCGCCCGCGCGGGGATGCAGGGGGCGGGCGTGACGCTGTCGCACGCCGCCTGA
- a CDS encoding extensin family protein: protein MLLASSLAAAPETAPDASLRPVAREGAGASTAETSAPDTSTTEAPASATPPVTAAESGTLERPKARPGALEATLGDTGAQEPPADVPAFVPERAARDIAMRLAFAARSPLAIPMSLRPSPRSRDVVEKALAIRRERTRGAVCGDPDLQGTVIGSVPGRVSGCGLDDAIKLRSVSGLALSTRATIDCTTARALKSWVDKTVVPAVGATGGGVASLRVAGSYACRGRNNQAGAKISEHGRGRAIDIAAIGLKDGSEISVLKDWGSGSDGRILRKLHSGACGPFGTVLGPESDSFHKDHLHLDTARYRSGSYCR from the coding sequence ATGCTTCTGGCATCGTCGCTGGCCGCCGCGCCCGAAACCGCGCCGGATGCCTCGCTGCGCCCCGTGGCGCGCGAAGGCGCTGGCGCTTCCACCGCCGAGACCTCCGCCCCCGACACATCCACGACCGAGGCCCCCGCCTCCGCGACCCCGCCCGTCACCGCGGCGGAAAGCGGCACGCTCGAGCGGCCGAAGGCGCGCCCGGGCGCGCTCGAGGCGACGCTCGGAGACACCGGGGCGCAGGAGCCGCCCGCCGACGTCCCGGCCTTCGTCCCCGAACGGGCCGCCCGCGACATCGCCATGCGGCTCGCCTTCGCCGCCCGCTCGCCGCTTGCCATCCCGATGTCGCTCCGCCCGAGCCCGCGCAGCCGCGACGTGGTCGAGAAGGCGCTCGCCATCCGCCGCGAGCGCACCCGCGGCGCCGTCTGCGGCGACCCCGACCTGCAGGGCACGGTGATCGGCAGCGTGCCCGGGCGCGTCTCGGGCTGCGGGCTCGACGACGCGATCAAGCTGCGCTCGGTCTCCGGCCTCGCGCTCAGCACGCGCGCGACGATCGACTGCACCACCGCCCGCGCGCTCAAGTCCTGGGTCGACAAGACCGTGGTCCCCGCGGTCGGCGCGACCGGCGGCGGCGTGGCCAGCCTGCGCGTGGCCGGAAGCTACGCCTGCCGCGGGCGCAACAACCAGGCCGGCGCCAAGATCAGCGAGCACGGCCGCGGCCGCGCCATCGACATCGCCGCCATCGGCCTGAAGGACGGCAGCGAGATCTCGGTGCTGAAGGACTGGGGCTCGGGCTCCGACGGCCGCATCCTGCGCAAGCTTCACAGCGGCGCCTGCGGACCCTTCGGCACGGTGCTCGGCCCCGAGTCCGACTCCTTCCACAAGGACCACCTGCACCTCGACACCGCCCGCTACCGTTCCGGCAGCTACTGCCGCTGA
- a CDS encoding argininosuccinate lyase, protein MIIRSALALGLVAMLAACGADGVPTRPEPKDTAREPGVSVHGTVKMGVAYP, encoded by the coding sequence ATGATCATCCGCAGCGCACTGGCCCTCGGCCTTGTCGCCATGCTCGCCGCCTGCGGCGCCGACGGCGTGCCCACGCGCCCCGAACCCAAGGACACCGCGCGCGAGCCCGGTGTCAGCGTCCATGGCACCGTGAAGATGGGCGTCGCCTATCCATGA
- the fliP gene encoding flagellar type III secretion system pore protein FliP (The bacterial flagellar biogenesis protein FliP forms a type III secretion system (T3SS)-type pore required for flagellar assembly.) produces the protein MRRLLLAAALAPPLLLLLSGIAAAQQISVDLGESGSVTAVSLQLIALITLLSLAPGIAVMVTCFPFIVTVLAILRQALGLQQSPPNMLIVSLALFLTFFVMEPTFTEAWTQGIAPLLDERIELVEATERTIAPFRAFMAGRCDPATFETMSELRPGTGGTALAPEAPLSLLIPSFMLSEIARAFQVGFLIFLPFLIIDLVVAAVLMSMGMMMVPPAIVSLPFKLAFFVIADGWSLLSGALVRSYF, from the coding sequence ATGCGCCGCCTTCTCCTCGCCGCTGCACTGGCCCCGCCGCTGCTCCTGCTGCTTTCCGGCATTGCGGCGGCGCAGCAGATCTCGGTCGACCTCGGCGAGAGCGGCTCGGTCACCGCGGTCAGCCTGCAGCTCATCGCGCTGATCACCCTGCTCAGCCTCGCGCCGGGCATCGCGGTCATGGTGACCTGCTTTCCCTTCATCGTGACCGTGCTGGCGATCCTGCGCCAGGCGCTGGGATTGCAGCAGTCGCCGCCGAACATGTTGATCGTCAGCCTTGCGCTTTTCCTCACCTTCTTCGTGATGGAGCCGACCTTCACCGAAGCGTGGACTCAGGGGATCGCGCCGCTGCTAGACGAGCGGATCGAGCTGGTGGAGGCGACCGAGCGGACCATCGCCCCGTTCCGCGCTTTCATGGCCGGGCGCTGCGATCCGGCCACCTTCGAGACCATGTCCGAGCTGCGGCCCGGAACCGGGGGAACCGCGCTCGCCCCCGAGGCGCCGCTCTCGCTGCTCATCCCCAGCTTCATGCTCTCGGAGATCGCCCGCGCCTTCCAGGTGGGCTTCCTGATCTTCCTGCCCTTCCTGATCATCGACCTCGTGGTCGCGGCGGTGCTGATGTCCATGGGGATGATGATGGTGCCGCCGGCGATCGTCTCGCTGCCCTTCAAGCTCGCCTTCTTCGTCATCGCCGACGGCTGGTCGCTGCTCTCGGGTGCGCTGGTGCGGAGCTATTTCTGA
- a CDS encoding TlpA disulfide reductase family protein produces the protein MKKLALAILYTAGVALANPALADVEAASALREGEMKKLVFHAEPKPVGTAGFVDFDGGDKALSDLQGKWALVNFWATWCAPCREEMPALSALQADMGGAGFEVVTIATGRNPPPAMTTFFEEIGVDNLPLYRDPKSELARQMAVLGLPVTVLINPEGQEVARITGDVDWSSENARAVLAAAIGDEG, from the coding sequence ATGAAAAAACTGGCCTTGGCGATCCTCTATACCGCCGGTGTTGCGCTTGCAAATCCGGCGCTGGCCGATGTGGAGGCCGCAAGCGCCCTCAGGGAAGGCGAGATGAAGAAGCTTGTCTTCCATGCCGAGCCCAAGCCCGTCGGCACCGCCGGCTTCGTCGACTTCGACGGCGGCGACAAGGCGCTTTCCGATCTTCAGGGCAAGTGGGCGCTGGTGAATTTCTGGGCCACATGGTGCGCGCCCTGCCGCGAGGAGATGCCGGCGCTCTCCGCGCTGCAGGCGGACATGGGCGGTGCGGGCTTCGAGGTGGTGACCATTGCCACCGGGCGCAACCCTCCGCCCGCGATGACCACCTTCTTCGAGGAGATCGGCGTGGACAACCTGCCGCTCTACCGCGATCCGAAATCCGAGCTCGCGCGGCAGATGGCAGTGCTCGGCCTGCCGGTCACCGTGCTGATCAACCCCGAGGGGCAGGAGGTCGCGCGGATCACCGGCGACGTGGACTGGTCCTCCGAGAATGCCCGGGCGGTGCTTGCCGCGGCGATCGGCGACGAGGGCTGA
- the lysA gene encoding diaminopimelate decarboxylase, translating into MDHFLYRNGILHAEDVPVPEIVSQVGSPVYVYSTATLLRHFLLFDEALSWGPHLVCYAMKAASNQAILKTLAKAGAGMDVVSGGEYARAKAAGVPGERIVFSGVGKTRAEIRTALEGGIRQFNIESEPEMEVISEVAVTLGVIAPVTIRVNPDVDAKTHAKIATGKSENKFGIPIARAREVYARAAALPGLKVVGIDVHIGSQLTDLEPFRLAYRKVADLTHALRVDGHTIERLDLGGGLGIPYTRSNEAPPLPTDYGQMVREELGHLGCEIEIEPGRLIVGNAGILVSEVIYLKHGEGRDFLILDAAMNDLIRPAMYDAHHDIVPVIEPAAATEQRTYDVVGPVCETGDTFARGREMPPVAPGELVAFRSAGAYGAVMSSEYNTRALVPEVLVNGDQFAVIRRRPSFEEIINRDTLPEWL; encoded by the coding sequence ATGGACCATTTCCTCTATCGCAACGGCATTCTCCACGCCGAGGACGTGCCCGTCCCCGAGATCGTCTCGCAGGTCGGCAGCCCGGTCTACGTCTATTCCACCGCGACCCTGCTGCGGCACTTCCTGCTCTTTGACGAGGCCCTGAGCTGGGGCCCGCACCTCGTCTGCTACGCGATGAAGGCCGCCTCGAACCAGGCAATCCTCAAGACCCTCGCCAAGGCCGGGGCCGGCATGGACGTGGTCTCGGGCGGGGAATACGCCCGCGCCAAGGCCGCCGGCGTGCCGGGCGAGCGCATCGTCTTCTCGGGCGTTGGCAAGACCCGCGCCGAGATCCGCACCGCGCTCGAGGGCGGCATCCGCCAGTTCAACATCGAGAGCGAGCCCGAGATGGAGGTGATCTCGGAGGTTGCCGTCACCCTCGGCGTCATCGCCCCGGTGACCATCCGCGTGAACCCCGACGTCGACGCCAAGACCCACGCCAAGATCGCCACCGGCAAGTCCGAGAACAAGTTCGGCATCCCGATCGCCCGCGCCCGCGAGGTCTATGCCCGCGCCGCCGCCCTGCCCGGGCTGAAGGTGGTCGGCATCGACGTGCACATCGGCTCGCAGCTGACCGACCTCGAGCCCTTCCGGCTGGCGTATCGCAAGGTCGCCGATCTCACCCACGCGCTGCGCGTCGACGGCCACACGATCGAGCGGCTCGACCTCGGCGGCGGGCTCGGCATTCCCTACACCCGCAGCAACGAGGCGCCGCCGCTGCCCACCGACTACGGCCAGATGGTCCGCGAGGAGCTCGGCCACCTCGGCTGCGAGATCGAGATCGAGCCGGGCCGGCTGATCGTCGGCAACGCCGGCATCCTCGTGTCGGAGGTGATCTACCTCAAGCACGGCGAGGGGCGTGATTTCCTCATCCTCGACGCCGCGATGAACGACCTGATCCGCCCGGCGATGTACGACGCGCACCACGACATCGTGCCGGTCATCGAGCCCGCCGCGGCGACCGAGCAGCGGACCTATGACGTGGTCGGCCCGGTCTGCGAGACCGGCGACACCTTCGCCCGCGGCCGCGAGATGCCGCCCGTCGCCCCCGGCGAGCTGGTCGCCTTCCGCTCGGCCGGCGCCTATGGCGCGGTCATGTCCTCGGAGTACAATACGCGGGCACTCGTGCCCGAAGTTCTGGTGAATGGAGATCAATTCGCTGTCATTCGCCGGAGACCGAGCTTTGAGGAAATCATAAACCGCGATACGCTCCCCGAGTGGCTGTAA
- a CDS encoding DUF2834 domain-containing protein yields MSLRHLWLALALWGAVHPMVHMLGWLSANGWSLSGLFAAWQANGAVAGLGWDLLISAITLTLWILAEVTVRRNWAALLAIPATFLIGVGCGLPLYLWIRSRPV; encoded by the coding sequence ATGAGCCTGCGCCACCTGTGGCTGGCGCTGGCGCTCTGGGGCGCTGTGCACCCGATGGTCCACATGCTTGGCTGGCTTTCCGCGAACGGCTGGTCGCTGTCCGGGCTCTTCGCCGCGTGGCAGGCCAACGGCGCGGTGGCCGGGCTGGGCTGGGACCTGCTGATCTCGGCCATCACCCTGACGCTCTGGATCCTCGCCGAGGTCACCGTGCGCCGCAACTGGGCGGCGCTGCTGGCGATCCCGGCGACGTTCCTCATCGGCGTCGGCTGCGGGCTTCCGCTCTATCTCTGGATCCGCTCGCGCCCCGTCTAG